The region TGCCACGGCCTCGAGCGCCGATTCTTCGCCATTTGGCACTAATGATCCCAGCCAGACGTGGCCTGTTCCATGCGCCGCCACGGCGTTGGGAGGCGACAGGTCTGCAGGCCAATCCGTAACGCCAACTAGCGTGCGGTCCGGTCTGAATACTTCCGAAATGGCTTCGGCATTGCCCAGGCCATTCTGAAGCGTCAAAGCGGAGCAGTGCCCATCGGCAAGGTGGGCAACGGATTGAATAGCAGCTCGGCTGTGCATGGCCTTTGTGAACAGTAGCAACAGATCTGCGTGGGGTGCATCGGCTGCCAGTGCAGTGCCGACAGCTACGACGTCTTTGCCGCGTTCGTCGTTCAACTCGACGCCCCTCTCTGCGATCTGCCCGAGGCGGTCCGCATCAATGTCCACCATTGTGACGGTCCTTCCTGCACGGGCCAGACGTGCCGCGAAAAGGCATCCCATGGCTCCGGCACCCAGCACCACCACTCGTTCCATGCTTCCTCCATGCGTGGTTGGATTACGCCAGATGCCCAACTCCGTTTCACTTATGGGGTCCCGAGCGATATAACAATTGTGCGTATGCCAATCGCGCCGCAGACTTTGCACCCTGTGAACCTCGAGGAGCACGATGCCGACAGTTCGAGAAGTTTCGATAGGGGTGATGCGCGAACTCGGGATGACCACCGTTTTCGGAAATCCGGGTTCGACCGAATTGCCGATGTTCCGCGATTTTCCGGCAGACTTTCGCTATGTGATGGGACTGCAGGAAAGCGTCGTCCTCGGCATGGCCGATGGTTACGCGCAAGGAACGGGCCGCGCGGCGCTCGTCAATCTCCATAGCTCGGCCGGGGTCGGGCATGCTTTGGGAAACCTGTTTACCGCATTCAAGAACCAGACGCCGCTGGTGGTGACGGCGGGGCAACAGGCTCGCTCCATACTGCCATATGAGCCATTTCTTTTTGCAGAACGCGCCAGCGAGTTTCCTCGGCCATTTGTGAAATGGTCGTGCGAGCCGGCGCGCGCGGAAGATGTGCCCGCGGCCATTCATCGCGCGTGGCTGGTGGCAATGGAGCCGCCACGAGGGCCGACCTTTGTTTCGATACCGATTGACGACTGGGACCGCGAATGTGGGCCCTTCGCAGTGCGCAAGGTTCATGCCGCGTGCGCTC is a window of Novosphingobium sp. THN1 DNA encoding:
- a CDS encoding ketopantoate reductase family protein, which encodes MVIPSSRITPIETSRTVGIVLLEVHRVQSLRRDWHTHNCYIARDPISETELGIWRNPTTHGGSMERVVVLGAGAMGCLFAARLARAGRTVTMVDIDADRLGQIAERGVELNDERGKDVVAVGTALAADAPHADLLLLFTKAMHSRAAIQSVAHLADGHCSALTLQNGLGNAEAISEVFRPDRTLVGVTDWPADLSPPNAVAAHGTGHVWLGSLVPNGEESALEAVACLNAAAMEAQHDPFVLAAIWEKAAFNAALNALATILGSPVGGLDCPEGRKIATAVIEETIAVARAQGIRMDRDRLLAKTDFALTNHRAHKPSMLQDRKAGRATEIEAINGEIVAAARRAGLAAPVTETLAELVRMGEPGRI